The window GCCACGAAGGCGGACGCGCCGGCCTCCCGCAGCTCGCGGCAGACGATGCGCTCGGCGGCGCCCGGCTCGTCGCCAACGGCGTTGTACGACTCGGCCGTGTCGATGAGGTTCGCGCCGAGCTCGATTGCGCGACCCAGCACCCCCGGCTCGCCGTGATAGCGGGCAGTACCGAACCCGATGCTCGGGATCAATTCGTCGGTGGGCCCGAGGGGGACGTATTCCATGAGAATCTCACTCGTCCATTTGGCCGCAGGCTCCCAGTGTAAGTCGGGGAGTTCGCTGGAGTCGCAGTTCTTGGCGTCGTCGGACAAGTGACGCGCCCGAACTTCCGCTACGGCTTGTCCGAATACACCTCGGAGTCGGGGAAGAAGTTGAACCAGCCGAACCAGTAGGCGAGATGGCCGGGCAGGCGTTCGAGGCGCTCACCGCTCGGTCCGAGCAGGGCGTCCTCGGCGACTTGCCAGACGGCGCCGTTCCCGTCGAGCAGCGTTTGCGGGTCGTTGCCCGCGATGAAGTCGAGGCTTCCCCCGTCGTAGGCCCGAACTTCGGCGCCTGCCGGCCAGATTGCCGGGGCGCCGAGAGTGCGGTCGCGGCCCTGACCCTTGAGATTGCCGCGCGGCGCCATGATCACCACGCGTTGACCCCCGAGCTCATCGTTCACGACGACTCGCTCCGTCAGCAGCTTGGTCGGGTAGGCGCGCCGCATTCCATTGATGGTGAGACCGAACACTCGGTCCTTGGTGCGCAGCTCCGGGCTGTCGAACGGCACGGGGAAACGCGTCTCCGGACTGGCGAAATAGGCGCCGTATGCGGCGCCGGGCGTATAGATACGCGCGTATCCGGTTTCAATATCGAGTGCCGGCGAGCCGGGGTGCTGCGCCGTCCAATCGGCCCACGTAGAGACGACGACCGGCAGGATGTTGAGCTGAATGTCGCTCGTCGCGAGGGGCCCGAGCACCGGCTCGCCGCTCAGTTGATTCCACAGTGATCTGGTGTTGCGGTCGTACATCAGCTTGTTGCTGCGCATGAGCAGGCCGGACGTGCCGAACGTGAACACCGTGTCGCCGACCCGGCCGTCAAACAGCACCCCGGCGCCGCACAGCGTGCAATAGGCCAGCGAGACGGGGACTCCGCCCACGACGTCGTTGGCCATCTCGTGCCAGTCGAGGATTCGCAAGGGATACGCCCGATGGTCGCCATTGATGGACACGCCGAAGAGCAGGTCATCGGGCTCGAGATAGTCGACGTCCGCCGCGGGGCGGAAGGCCGGGTTCTCCAAGGGTGGGATGCCGTCCACCCGCACGCCGCCCCAGAGGACTTCCTCGGAGCGAATCTTGCCCGGGTCCTCTCCTTGGAAGAACTCGGTCATGCGCGAATCGATGGCTCCTAGCAGCCAGCCCTTCCACTGCGCGAACCCTGGGGGCGCTTGCAGGTCGGACTTTGCGTACCACTCCGCCCATCCCGAGACATAGATGAACACCTGGCCGGTGAGCGCCTTGAGAGCGCCCAAGACGCCGGGGACGCCGGGTCCCTGGATGATGGCCAATTCGTTGAATCGAATGAGCTCGATGAGCACGGCGACAAACCGCTCGTCGCCGGACGCCACAATTGCGTCGACGATTGCCTTGGTGCGGGGCCTGTTCCGACGGTCCAACAGCCCATAGAGCAGCACGTCCACGTCGGCGTCGTCGAACGGCGGTTCGGGGATCGGTGCGTCGGTAATTGGTGTCGGCGCCGCCGTGGCAGTCGGTGGCGGCGTCGGTTCGGGGGCGGCCGTCGCCTTGGGTGGGGGAGTGGCGCGCGTGACCTCAGGCGCCGGGGAGACCGCGGGTTGAGCATCGGCCGTGCGCGTTGGCGGCAGGCGGCTTTCGGTGACGGTGGAATCGTCGTCGCAGGCTGCTAGCGCCAGCGCCGCGGAAGCGCCCACGGCGCCCAGCAGCACGTGGCGGCGGTTGATCGTAGGGCGCCTGCCACGGGGCAGGGGACGATCCGGTGAAATCCGAAAATCCCTCGAAGTCAATCCAACGTCATTGAAGCTCACTACGTGTGGCAAGTCTGGACGGTTTCCTCGCTTGTGGCGAATTGGCGGCGTTTCCTGCCATGCTGGTCGGCAGCCTCGCGCCCAACGCTCCAGGAACACCCATGCCCGAGCCCGACATCATCGACGCGCACGTTCACGTCTGGAGCGCCGACACCGCGCGGTTTCCGTTCGCGCCGGGCTTTGGACCCGAGGACCTGTGGTTTCCCAGCTTCGACGGCGCGGAGCTGGCGGCCCGCGGCGAGCCCGCAGGCGTGGGCCGGTTCAACCTGGTGCAGATGACCTGGTACGGCCTCGACCACTCGTACATCGTCGATCTCATCCAGCGCGACCCACGGCGCTTCGCGGGCACGGGGATCGTGCCCGCCATCGTGGACGTCGGTCTGCCGGAACCCGACCGCGCGATGCAAGCGCTGGCCCAGCAGGGCATTCGAGCATTTCGGGTGCGGGGACAATCGACACGCCCGGATGTGCCCGGAGGCGAGCAATGGCTTGACCATCCGGCGTTCGAGGCGATGTTTCGAATGTCGGCGGCAGACGACCTGCCGCTCAGCTTTCTGTGCGGGGCGGCCGACTTACGGGAGATCGATCGGATGTGCGCCCGGCACGGCGATGCGCCGGTGATCCTGGACCACCTGGCGCGCCTTGGACCGGCTACGGGGGCCACGGCCGAGGACGTGGATGCGCTATGCGCCGTGGCCCGCCACCCGCGGGCGATGGTGAAGGTGAGTGCGTTTGGCGCGCTGAGCCTGGACGGACCGCCGTATCTGGATATGTTGGCCATAGTTCGCCGGGTGCTCGACGCGTACGGGCCGGAGCGGTGCATGTGGGCCAGCGACAGCCCCTTGCAGACGGTGCCTCCGCATACCTATGAGACGTCGATCGGCCTGTTGGCCGAGCACGCAGACTTCCTCAGCGACGGCGACCTTGCCCAGCTGTTGCACGGCACGGCCGAGCGCGTGTTTTGGCCTGATTGATGGGTTTCGGCGCCCCAGTCATGAGGCACAATCGCCCGAGGTGACGGATTGGAGGCCAACGGTGGCAGGTGAATTTGACGGTCGCGTGGCCCTGGTTACGGGCGCGGCCCGGGGCATGGGACGAGCGATAGCGGAGCTCTTGGCGGCGCGCGGCGCGCGGGTAGCCGTGAACGACCTGAATCCGGAAGCGACGGCCGCGACGGCCCAGGCCTGCGGAGTCGAGTCGCTGGCAGTCCCCGGCGACGTCTCCGATCGGGACCGGGTGCGCGCCATCGTGGCGGAGGTGGCCGACCACTACGGGCGATTGGACGTGCTCGTCAACAACGCCGGCGTCGCCTTTCACCGCAAGATTCACGAGATCACCGATGACGAATGGTCGTTGGTGTTCGCGGTGAACGTGCAGGCGGTGTTCACGTTCATTCAAGCCGCGATGGAACCGATGGCCGCCAACGGCTACGGACGCATCGTCAACTTCTCGTCGACGGCGGGCAAGAACGTCAGCACGGTGGCAGGCGCCCACTACACGGCATCCAAGGCGGCGGTTCTGGGCATCAACCGTGCGGCGGCT of the Chloroflexota bacterium genome contains:
- a CDS encoding DUF3179 domain-containing protein, which gives rise to MLLGAVGASAALALAACDDDSTVTESRLPPTRTADAQPAVSPAPEVTRATPPPKATAAPEPTPPPTATAAPTPITDAPIPEPPFDDADVDVLLYGLLDRRNRPRTKAIVDAIVASGDERFVAVLIELIRFNELAIIQGPGVPGVLGALKALTGQVFIYVSGWAEWYAKSDLQAPPGFAQWKGWLLGAIDSRMTEFFQGEDPGKIRSEEVLWGGVRVDGIPPLENPAFRPAADVDYLEPDDLLFGVSINGDHRAYPLRILDWHEMANDVVGGVPVSLAYCTLCGAGVLFDGRVGDTVFTFGTSGLLMRSNKLMYDRNTRSLWNQLSGEPVLGPLATSDIQLNILPVVVSTWADWTAQHPGSPALDIETGYARIYTPGAAYGAYFASPETRFPVPFDSPELRTKDRVFGLTINGMRRAYPTKLLTERVVVNDELGGQRVVIMAPRGNLKGQGRDRTLGAPAIWPAGAEVRAYDGGSLDFIAGNDPQTLLDGNGAVWQVAEDALLGPSGERLERLPGHLAYWFGWFNFFPDSEVYSDKP
- a CDS encoding amidohydrolase family protein, whose product is MLVGSLAPNAPGTPMPEPDIIDAHVHVWSADTARFPFAPGFGPEDLWFPSFDGAELAARGEPAGVGRFNLVQMTWYGLDHSYIVDLIQRDPRRFAGTGIVPAIVDVGLPEPDRAMQALAQQGIRAFRVRGQSTRPDVPGGEQWLDHPAFEAMFRMSAADDLPLSFLCGAADLREIDRMCARHGDAPVILDHLARLGPATGATAEDVDALCAVARHPRAMVKVSAFGALSLDGPPYLDMLAIVRRVLDAYGPERCMWASDSPLQTVPPHTYETSIGLLAEHADFLSDGDLAQLLHGTAERVFWPD
- a CDS encoding SDR family NAD(P)-dependent oxidoreductase, which produces MAGEFDGRVALVTGAARGMGRAIAELLAARGARVAVNDLNPEATAATAQACGVESLAVPGDVSDRDRVRAIVAEVADHYGRLDVLVNNAGVAFHRKIHEITDDEWSLVFAVNVQAVFTFIQAAMEPMAANGYGRIVNFSSTAGKNVSTVAGAHYTASKAAVLGINRAAALELAVHGITVNAVCPGMIDTQMIKDAWPQDRIDAYIPSIPLQRLGQPSEVAELVAFLASERAGYITGAAVDITGGELMV